CCCCACGTCGACCCCGCGCCACAATAACCCGCGCGACGTGCCAACCACCGGCTGCACGATCGCCGAATCGTAGATCTCGTCGACGTAGTACTTCTCGTTGAGCACTTTCTCAAATCCGACTTCCGGCGCCGACTCGGCCTTCGGCGCGAGCGATTCCGGCTTGAGCCGCGCGAACGCGAGCGCGATACCGCCGATCGCGATCAGCACCGCCAAGCCCACCAGGCTGTACTCGAGCGACGACGCCATCTCCGGCGCGCCGGCCAGCGTGCGCTCCGTCGATTCCTTCACCACCGGCGCCAGCCAATGCTCGAGGCCACCAACCGGACCCAGGAAGCTCGCGAACTGCGGCAGGTTGAGCCATCCGCCGACGACCGTCAGAATCCCAAGCACCACCAGCGGCCCGGTCATGATCCACGGCGCCTCGGTGAGATGCTTCCGCTCTTCGTCGCCCGAGCGATTCGGACCGTGGAACGTGTAGATCATCATGCGCGTCATGTACGTCGCCGTCATGAACGCGGCCGCTACTCCGAGCACGTAGGCCAAGTAGAGCCAATACGTCCCGGGAATGCCGAAGAGATGCGCCTGCGCGATCGTCGAGCCCTCGTGCGCGCGCGCAAACACGCCGCCCAGGATCTCATCCTTCGAGAAGAAGCCGGCAAACGGCGGAATCCCGGAAATCGCCAGCGTCGCAATCCACATCGACACGCACGTCACGGGCATGTATGCCTTGAGCCCGCCCATGTTGCGCATGTCCTGCGCATCGTCGTGGTTGTTCGTGTGATGATACGCCGCGTGCATCGCGAAGATCACCGAGCCGGACCCCAGGAACAACAGCGCCTTGAAGAAGGCGTGTGTCACGAGGTGGAACACGCCGCTCGCATACGCGCCGCAGCCGACACCGACGAACATGTAGCCCAGCTGCGAGACCGTGGAGTACGCGAGGACCTTCTTGATGTCCCATTGCTTGAGCCCGATCGACGCCGCGAAGATCGCCGTCAACGCACCGACCAGCACCACGACGATCTGCGCGACCGGCGCGAGCGCGAACAACACGTTGCTGCGCGCGATCAGGTACACGCCCGCGGTCACCATCGTCGCCGCGTGGATCAGCGCGGAGACCGGTGTCGGGCCGGCCATGGCGTCGGGCAGCCAGACGTACAATGGGATCTGCGCGCTCTTTCCCGCGCATCCCAGAAACAGGAACAAGCAAATCGCCGTCGCCACGACGCCGCCGACGGGCAGCGAGTTGGCCGCTTCACGCACGCCGACGAAATCGAGCGTGCCCAGGTTGGCGAAGATGATGAACATCGCGACGAGGAAGCCGAAGTCGCCGATGCGATTGACGATGAACGCCTTCTTCCCCGCGTCCGCGTTCGCCTTGTCGCTGAACCAGAAGCCGATCAGCAAATACGAACAGAGCCCCACGCCTTCCCACCCGATGAACAGGATCGGATAGTTCGCGCCGAGCACCAGCAGGAGCATGAAGAACACGAACAGATTCAGGTACGCGAAAAAGCGCGGGTAGCCTGGATCGTCCTGCATGTAGCCGACGCTGAAAATGTGGATCAGCGTGCCGACACCCGTGACGACGAGCGTCATCATCATCGACAACTGATCGAGCTGGAACGCCGCGTCGATGTGCAGGTCGCCGACGGGCATCCACGAGAAGTACCGTTGGATGAACGGTGCGGCCATGTCGCCGCCGCCGGCCGCGCGCATGGCGAGCCAGATCGCCGCCGTGAGCACGAACGACAGCAGCAGCACGCCCGGGCCGACGATGGTCGCCAGCGCCGCGAAGCGATGCCGTTGCACCACATGGTGATCGTCGCCGTGGGCGCCGCCGGTTTCCGCGTCATGACCATGCTCGTGCGCATGCTCGTGCGCATGCTCGTGCACGTGGGCATCGCCGTGTCCGTGCGCGTCGTGCGCGTTGTGCGTAGCGCTCGGATCCGCCGGCCCCGCGTGAAACGCGGGAAACAGCGACGCCGCACCGTTGATGAGAAATCCCAGAAACGGCAGCAACGGCACGGCCCACAACCACTCGGCAGCCGTTCCATTCAACGGATGCGCGCCGGTCGATGCCTGTGCCGCGGCGGCCGCGGCTTCTTGCAGAAGAGGAAACATCAGGACCCGGTCAGCCTTTCAGCAGGTTGATGTTCTGAAGATTCACCGTCGGACGATGACGGAAGAGTGCGATGATGATC
The DNA window shown above is from Gemmatimonadaceae bacterium and carries:
- the nuoL gene encoding NADH-quinone oxidoreductase subunit L, with the translated sequence MFPLLQEAAAAAAQASTGAHPLNGTAAEWLWAVPLLPFLGFLINGAASLFPAFHAGPADPSATHNAHDAHGHGDAHVHEHAHEHAHEHGHDAETGGAHGDDHHVVQRHRFAALATIVGPGVLLLSFVLTAAIWLAMRAAGGGDMAAPFIQRYFSWMPVGDLHIDAAFQLDQLSMMMTLVVTGVGTLIHIFSVGYMQDDPGYPRFFAYLNLFVFFMLLLVLGANYPILFIGWEGVGLCSYLLIGFWFSDKANADAGKKAFIVNRIGDFGFLVAMFIIFANLGTLDFVGVREAANSLPVGGVVATAICLFLFLGCAGKSAQIPLYVWLPDAMAGPTPVSALIHAATMVTAGVYLIARSNVLFALAPVAQIVVVLVGALTAIFAASIGLKQWDIKKVLAYSTVSQLGYMFVGVGCGAYASGVFHLVTHAFFKALLFLGSGSVIFAMHAAYHHTNNHDDAQDMRNMGGLKAYMPVTCVSMWIATLAISGIPPFAGFFSKDEILGGVFARAHEGSTIAQAHLFGIPGTYWLYLAYVLGVAAAFMTATYMTRMMIYTFHGPNRSGDEERKHLTEAPWIMTGPLVVLGILTVVGGWLNLPQFASFLGPVGGLEHWLAPVVKESTERTLAGAPEMASSLEYSLVGLAVLIAIGGIALAFARLKPESLAPKAESAPEVGFEKVLNEKYYVDEIYDSAIVQPVVGTSRGLLWRGVDVGLIDTVAVRGSALVAQAVGRIGSLFQSGQLGTYAWVLAVGVVVILAAFSIR